The Spinacia oleracea cultivar Varoflay chromosome 2, BTI_SOV_V1, whole genome shotgun sequence DNA segment TAGGGCGATCACCTCCTCCTCCTGCGGCGGCCTCTTCTCCGACGAAATCCCTCTCCTGGAGAACTCGGCTCAAGCAATTTTTTAGACATGGAATATCCCGATCAATTCTTCTCAGTGTTGGTGATGAATAACACAAATACGAAAGAATTGCAGGTGGTGGATTTGTGGTTCGATTGGCCACAACTTGAACCCTAATTCAACACCAACTGGGCAAGCTTAGCTTCTGTACAATGTAGAGTGTAACAATGGCTCCTCTTACTACTATTACACTCGGCGGCGATTCTGAATACCGCACCGTTCTCTTCGAGTTTTGGGTATTATATGACCTAATTGGCCGGAAGGCACCACCTATTTGGGGAAGCAACACATTGATGGCTTTCTCTGCAATGTATGGTCCTCTATAtctcaattttcaatttttgttttgtGCTCATTTTCTGAATCACCTATATGTCTCAAATTTCACTTTTGTTTTGTGCTGTTTAATCATGATGCTTATCCTGCTGTTAGTTAGCTTGATTATCTCAATTTTATGAATTCAACCATGATGCATATCCTGTTACTAATTTGATTGATTATCTCAATTTTATGACTTGAATCGTGATATTGATGCATATCCTATTATCCTGCTACTTGTTTGATTGATTATCTCAATTTTGTGAATTGAAACATGATATTGATGCATATCCTGCTCTACTAGTTTGATTGATTATCTCAATTTTGTGAATTGAATCATGGTATTGATGCATATCTTGCTATTAGTTTGCTTGATTAGTTGATTGTTGATGATCTACTACTTATAAGAACATGTTTCTTACATTCTCCTCTTGTCAAATTGTAAATCTTCCAATTCTCTGAGGCAGTAGAATTGAGGAAAGGGAAGAAAGGAGGGGGAGAGgggaaaaaaaaagtaaaaaaaagggTTAATTAGAGGGTTAGTGGGTTCATTAGATGTTAATTGGGCTGATTAGGGGGTTAGTGGGTTCATTAGATGTTGATTGGGTTGATTAGGGGTTGACGAATGTCATTAAGGGCAGTTGGTGTATTAAGTATCGAAATAGGGATAATTGGTGAATTTTGGAACCCGAGGGAGATTTGGTGAGTTTCTTCAATACTcatgggtatttcatgaaaaaccgaaaaaagtaaTACATGTAAAATATGTATGCTCTGCTCTAATTGACATTTTCTAAGCTAGACTCGCTTGCTTAAGCATGGActgaattatattgttgtaaTACTCTATCCGTCCCTTTTTTATTGCCTCATagtcaattcattttattatgAATTGAGGGTAAAATGTGCCCATGGCTTGAAAAAGTGGTTCCATGAGGAAagatatatagagagagagcaAGTGGACAGACTTTTCATTTAAGGACAAATGTTTCATTTAAGGTATGGAGTAATCTCAAAGGGACACCCCAAAGTGGAATATGAGACAAACGGATAAATTCACCGGGTCATAAACAAGCCCATACAAGATAAGAGATTGACCACATGCTAACAAGGTTTTATCATAAAACCAATCGGTGACACTGATAGGTGTAGTAGCCCATCAATCTTATATGTTAGTCAGTCTAACTTTATTTCAAAAAGGGACGGAGGGGGGTAatattcaaacaaacaaaaaaatgtaCAAAGTCAATGGATGCAAGTTAAACAAGGGAAACTCCAAGTTTCTGGCCAAGTGGCCATTATTTCCGAGTCAATCCAACGACCTTTCAAACATGCCAAGTTTTACCACTCACTCTCCCTAAATTACTCCTTTGTCCTTTGTCATTTGTCATTTGTCACTCCTTGTGTTATGCAACTCCATATTCATTGTCAAAACAAACATGAAAATGGGCATGATGAGCATCAACTTGTTCGTTTTCTTCTTGTTGATTTTCTCGAGTTCATCAGTGTTTTCTGAGCTACCTCCAACACAGAAATCCACCACGATCAATCTCTCAGTTCCTCCAGGACTTCCACGACCAATCATATCGTTTTTATGGGCCTATCCGGTGGAATGCTAGCACAAATCCATGTACATGGGAAGGAGTGACATGCAGTAGTGTCACCAACTCTGTTACCCAACTCCATCTCCAATTCTATCTCAGTAATTCAAGTTTCTTGTCTACTGCATGTCAAATTGAGTCCTTAGAGGTTCTTGATGTTTCTGGCAACCTTCTGGAGTCAATCCCAGATGATTTTTTCACAAGTTGTGGCAAACTTCCAAGGCTAAAATCTGTAGATTTCAGTTACAATTATATTTCAGGTAATCTACCATCTTTTGGCCATGGTGGTTTTACCAAGTTAAGAGTCCCTGGACTTGTCTCACAATTCACTGGATGGAAGCATTGGAGTGCAGTTAGATGGGTTGGTGGGTCTCAAAAGCTTGAAACTTGCCTCAAATCACTTCACTGGATCACTTCCCTCACAACTCGATCAAACCAGGCATCATCTTAGAACTTTTGACGTGTCCTACAATAATCTGTCCGGCCCAATTCCCCGCGTGTTGCGTAGATTCAATTATGAAGATTTTGAAGGAAATCCTAACCTTTGTGGTGAACCCCTTCCAATCAGCTGCAGTATTTTGGAAGGAGCCCAAGGGGGAGAACCACAAAATGAAAGCAAAGACAACGGTTATTATATAGGGTTGTACGTTAGTTTGGGGCTTGGATTCTACTTTGGATTTTGGGCAGTTTGTGGCACTCTCACACTCCAACATTCTTGGAGATACGCCTTCTTCAACTTTGTTGACACTGTTTATAACAGAATATATGTGATTATAGCTATTTATGTTGCCAGATTTCGGAGGAATTCTCAAACATAATTATGCAGTTATGCAGTATGCACTTTCACAGCAGCTTTCATCTTTGTCGCACCTGTTGAATACCTATGTAGTGTACCATCTGTTTCTACCGCGTGTCTCTATATTGCTATACACTTAAACTCACAAAATTCTGGGTTTCTGGAACAACCAAACAAGAGTCCTCCAAAACACGGATTCTTCTTTACATGGTTGTGATTTGTTCCATTAATTTTGGCGTTGTAAAACTATTTAGTGATTCATACATTGAACTGAACATAAACTTATTGATCAACAGTATAATTGAAGTCTGTCAATATTATGTATGAATAGAAGAATATTTTATTTCTCACTTTATCCTCCCCTATGTCTTATCTGGTGGTGAAAGGAGAGGGAGAAAAAAAACCCACTTGACCACTTCCTCCCAATTTTGTTTGGTAGGAGAAAAGCTAGAGATTAAAGTATATGTTCACCCTTTCAGAATATTTAAAAAGATTCCATATTTCCAATATCCAGctagaaaattaattaaaacacgTTGAGAATTACAAATTCTTGTCAAAGAACATCTGACAATTAGTCATTTGTCTCCTACCCAAGTGACATCTGGTTAGCTACTTTTGAGCATAGTGTGACTACAAGTGTTGACAAGCCGAGCCTGCTCGCGATCTACTCGATGCTCGGCTTGACAAAGCTCCGACAAAGCTTGACTTGTGCAGGCTTGACTCGAGCTCAGGTTTGGCTCGAGATCTTAACGAGCCAAGCCCGAACTATTTATGGCTCGGCTCAAAagctcgtgaacaagctcgAGTTCTTTTTAATAcatgtatttttcataaaataaatttttgcaTAAATAAAGTTTTAGTAGATATATATTTTGAACGTATAAAACATGGAAAATTTGATAAACATGTTTCTTAATTAAACATTTGATGATCAACAACGAAACAGCCTATCGAGCCAAACCGAACTCGGTTTTAATGTTTCGAGCTCAATTTCCTAGGCTCGACGAGCTTGGAGCTCAAGCCAAGCCTATAAAGGCTCGAGCCAAGCCTGAGCTCGTGAGCCAAGCCTATTAGAGTGCAGTTAGATGTGTTGGTAGGTCTCAAAAGTTTGAAACTTGCCTCAAATTACTTTACTGGATCACTTCCTATCAATCTTGGAAAATTAAAAAGGTTAGAGTCACTGGAGTTGTCTTATAATTGACAAAACTGAAACACATGGATTTGCAGAACATATTTGACAAAACTGAAACACCTGAATTTGCAGAACAACTTGAGTGTTTCAATACCCATCAACATTGTTGACATGATTTCCCTGGTTGAACTCCACTTAGAGAACAATCATATCAGTGGAGAGGTTCCTCCCATGCTCAGAAAAACACAGTTTTTGGATCTCTCCAACAACATAATTTCAGGTGAAATTCTTATATTTGTAACTCTTTAGACTCTGTCCTtttcaccttattcttattcttattgcttattagaTCAGATACAAGACCacaaaaagcaaaaaacactCACATAAAACAGTCAAACCAGAACAGACCACACCacaaactagaaaaatcagaccaaGGCCAGATGAATAGAACAGAGCCAAGTTATGTCCAAATAATGTGCAGTTTTACAACCTTTGGATGAGACCATTATTTCCTGCTATCACATAAACTTTAACCCTCAAAATTTGCAATTTCAGGTAATCTTACTCCAGAAATTCTTGTGGACTTCTCAGTCATCAAATATTTGAATTTATCAAGAAACAAATTGTATGGGGCTATTCCCTCACAACTTGGGCAATCCAGTTATGTTCTTGATCTGATCTGTCAGGCCGGATTCCTCCCGTGCTGCAGAAATTCAAACATGAAGTTTTTGTTGGAAATCTTGACCTTTGCGGACCTGTAATGGAAATCAGCTGCCGTATTGTGGAAGAAGGAGATGTCTCGTCGAAACAAGAAGAAAATGAAAGCCAAAAAGACGATATTTACGTAGGGTTGTATGTGAGTATAGGGCTTGGATTCTACCTGGCATTTTGGGGAGTTTGTGGTGCTCTTACATTGAAACATTCATGGAGATATGCCTACTTCAACTTTGTTGACACCACTTTTAACAGAATCTATGTCAGTATAGCTATTTATGTTGCTAGATTTCAGAGGAATTCGCAAACGTAGTCTTAATTATCTTTCTTGCATCTGTTGAATGAATAACTTTGCCTGTGCTATGTATGATCTTTTGTGTTCTTTTATTACTTATGTGAAGATCATTGTTGAAGATCATTGTTATGTAATGAGAGCATTATTCTCGAATTAGTACAGTGAGTAGGTGTGTATGAGACCGCCATACGCGTAAAACCGCTGAAGTCAACAttaaaaatgataaatattTGTGTTCTTTTATTACGTATGTGAAGATCATTGTTCTGTAATGAGAGCATTATTTTCAAATTAGTATAGTGAGTATTGAGTAGGTCTCCTATGAGACTGTCATACGTGTAAGACCGCTGATGTCagcattaaaaataaaaataatgactATTTGATTAGAGAGTATACATAAGACCGTCATATATAAGTTTTTTGTATAGTGTACTGGGATCCATCAGGAATCCTTCAAAACATGGAATTCTTCTTTTCATGGTTCTCATTTGTTCATTAACTTAAAACTAATACATTCGACATAAACCTATTGATCAATAGTACGAAATATGTCAATGTCACATACGAATACGACAACAAAGTCTTCGTCTCAAAATGACTAACCTGAACCGTCACATATGAATGGAAggggaaaaaaaacaaaaactatgTCTCACGTTATCCTCCCCCATGCCCTGTCTGGTGGAAGGATCCCCCAAATTTTGTTTAGTAAGGAGAAAAACTAGAAATTGAAGTATATTATGTTCACACTTTCAGAATATGTAAAGATTCCAATAACCAGTtagaaaattcataaaatacgaATAGAGATATACTTCGTTCTTCGTATGAAATTGAAGTACTACCTCTATCCCAaattacggagggagtataatttagGGGTTTTTTTATTCGACGTCCTAATTAGCTAATAAGGCCCTCGTTTCTCGCATGAAAGTATACTTTTACCCTTTGTAAAGAAACTCACCCTCACCTCCCTCTCACCC contains these protein-coding regions:
- the LOC110789741 gene encoding receptor-like protein EIX2 isoform X1 encodes the protein MAPLTTITLGGDSEYRTVLFEFWVLYDLIGRKAPPIWGSNTLMAFSAITYLTKLKHLNLQNNLSVSIPINIVDMISLVELHLENNHISGEVPPMLRKTQFLDLSNNIISGRIPPVLQKFKHEVFVGNLDLCGPVMEISCRIVEEGDVSSKQEENESQKDDIYVGLYVSIGLGFYLAFWGVCGALTLKHSWRYAYFNFVDTTFNRIYVSIAIYVARFQRNSQT
- the LOC110789741 gene encoding putative leucine-rich repeat receptor-like serine/threonine-protein kinase At2g24130 isoform X2, coding for MAPLTTITLGGDSEYRTVLFEFWVLYDLIGRKAPPIWGSNTLMAFSAITYLTKLKHLNLQNNLSVSIPINIVDMISLVELHLENNHISGEVPPMLRKTQFLDLSNNIISGNLTPEILVDFSVIKYLNLSRNKLYGAIPSQLGQSSYVLDLICQAGFLPCCRNSNMKFLLEILTFADL